A genomic segment from Streptomyces sp. NBC_00654 encodes:
- a CDS encoding FGGY-family carbohydrate kinase, translated as MARQAVIGIDAGTTAVKAVVLARDGGQLGWARAPLGVTHHGDRVEQDMDEVWSAVRDTVRSAVRQAGDSVEIAAVGVTGQGDGAWLVDADGRPCGPARIWMDGAAADRSARWEADGRGALVHEVTGSSLFPGALPVLLEQLEADYPERLAQAAHHLNCKDWIRFRLTGEVATDASEASRTYLDVAAGEYSDALIEGLGHQRFRRLLAPVLPPASPAGRITAEAAAATGLPVGVPVSAGLVDAAAGGVGLGAVRPGDAYLIVGTTAFTATVHRDSRDRRAQGQITLATGLDGQALACLAPMTGAPNLDWVRRVTGLEGSDWPEVEQVARAAGPGAGGVVYLPYGSPSGERAPFIDSAASASWVGMSVRTTAGQLLRAVYEGIAFTLRECLGTPVPGRVLRIAGGSASSDLLCQVLADVTGEPVVRSTAPELGARGVAALAMVTGGVAEDLDAALTALARPTDAFHPDPSLQEPYGRQARAFAAARDALRPVWPALRELRTEAEAPPSISPATNTSSTSDLSDTSDTSDTSDKAESAYDADGWETL; from the coding sequence GTGGCTCGTCAGGCAGTGATCGGTATCGACGCGGGCACCACCGCGGTCAAGGCCGTCGTCCTCGCCCGGGACGGCGGGCAACTCGGCTGGGCGCGCGCGCCGCTGGGGGTGACACACCACGGCGACCGGGTCGAACAGGACATGGACGAGGTGTGGTCCGCCGTCCGCGACACCGTCCGCTCGGCGGTCCGGCAGGCGGGCGACAGCGTCGAGATCGCCGCCGTCGGGGTCACCGGACAGGGTGACGGCGCGTGGCTCGTGGACGCCGACGGCCGCCCCTGCGGCCCCGCGCGGATCTGGATGGACGGCGCCGCCGCCGACCGGAGCGCGCGCTGGGAGGCCGACGGCCGGGGCGCGCTGGTCCACGAGGTCACCGGCTCGTCCCTGTTCCCCGGAGCGCTGCCGGTGCTCCTGGAACAATTGGAGGCGGACTACCCCGAGCGGCTCGCACAGGCCGCCCACCACCTCAACTGCAAGGACTGGATCCGCTTCCGGCTCACGGGCGAGGTCGCCACCGACGCCTCCGAGGCATCCCGCACCTATCTCGACGTGGCCGCCGGGGAATACTCCGATGCCCTGATCGAAGGGCTGGGGCACCAGCGCTTCCGCAGGCTTCTCGCCCCGGTACTGCCCCCCGCGTCCCCGGCGGGCCGCATCACCGCCGAGGCCGCCGCCGCCACCGGTCTGCCGGTCGGCGTTCCGGTCTCCGCCGGTCTGGTCGACGCCGCCGCGGGCGGGGTCGGCCTAGGGGCGGTCCGGCCGGGCGACGCCTACCTCATCGTGGGCACCACCGCGTTCACCGCCACCGTGCACCGCGACAGCCGGGACCGCCGCGCCCAGGGCCAGATCACCCTGGCGACCGGCCTGGACGGACAGGCCCTCGCCTGCCTCGCCCCCATGACGGGCGCGCCCAACCTCGACTGGGTGCGCCGGGTGACCGGGCTGGAGGGCAGCGACTGGCCCGAGGTGGAGCAGGTCGCGCGCGCCGCGGGCCCCGGCGCGGGCGGTGTCGTCTATCTCCCCTACGGCTCGCCCAGCGGGGAACGTGCCCCCTTCATCGACAGCGCGGCCTCCGCGTCCTGGGTGGGGATGAGCGTCCGCACCACGGCCGGGCAACTGCTGCGCGCCGTCTATGAGGGCATCGCCTTCACCCTGCGCGAGTGCCTCGGCACGCCCGTCCCCGGGCGGGTGCTGCGAATCGCGGGCGGCTCGGCTTCCTCGGATCTGCTCTGTCAGGTGCTCGCCGACGTCACCGGCGAGCCGGTGGTGCGCTCCACCGCGCCGGAGCTCGGCGCCAGGGGCGTGGCCGCCCTCGCCATGGTGACCGGCGGGGTGGCCGAGGACCTCGACGCGGCGCTCACGGCGCTGGCCCGCCCCACGGACGCCTTCCACCCCGACCCCTCCCTGCAGGAACCGTACGGCCGGCAGGCGCGGGCGTTCGCCGCCGCCCGGGACGCACTGCGACCCGTCTGGCCCGCGCTGCGGGAACTGCGGACCGAGGCCGAGGCCCCGCCGTCAATATCCCCTGCCACAAACACCTCCAGCACCTCTGACCTCTCTGACACCTCTGACACCTCTGACACCTCTGACAAGGCTGAGTCGGCGTATGACGCCGATGGATGGGAAACCCTGTGA